In Vicinamibacteria bacterium, the sequence GACCTGATCACCCCCATTGCGATGGAGAAGGGGCTGCGGTTCGCGATCCGGGAGGGCGGGCGGACGGTGGGCGCGGGCACCGTGACCGAAATCCTGGAGTAGGGCGGACCCCAACGGAAGCCGGGGAGATAGAAGGGTAAAGCGGGCCAAATGCGCGACAACATCATTCTTCAGTGTCCGGAATGTAAGCGGCGGAACTACGCCACCACCAAGAACAAGAAGAAGACCACGGAGCGGCTGGAGCTCAGCAAGTTCTGCCGCTTCTGCCGCAAGCACACCGCGCACAAGGAAACGAAGTGATGAGCTGGCCGGTGCGCGTTGACTCGTGGCGGGGGGCCGTGGGCAATCCGTGGCGCCTCCAGCACAAATCACAGGCCAGTAGCTCAACTGGTGGAGCACCGGTCTCCAAAACCGGGGGTTGGGGGTTCGAGTCCCTCCTGGCCTGCCAGACGAGCCCGGGAGGCCCGGGCCGCGGGTGTGGTGGTGGCGGTTCGGTCGGAGGGGACTGAATGGCGGTGGCCGACGTGGACAAGGCGGACAAGATGGAGAAGGTGACGACCGGCGGGGAGGGCGCGGGCGGGGGATCGCAGCTGCCGGCCTGGCTCTCCACGCCCCTGGGCTGGGGACCGCGGAAGTTCGCCGAGCTCAAGGCCTTCCTCAGCGACGTGAGGAGCGAGCTCAAGAAGGTGACCTGGCCGGCCTGGCCGGAGGTCTACTCCACGACCGTGGTAGTGGTGGCCACTTCCGTCTTCTTCGGGTTCTATCTCTGGAGCCTGGACCTGGCCTTCTCGCGGATCCTCTCTCAGGTCTTGAAGAGGTAGGCGATGGTGGAAATGGAAACCCTGATGTCCAAGCAGTGGTACATCGTGCACACCTACTCGGGCTTCGAGAAGAAGGTGTCGGAGAGCTTGCGTCAGCGCGCCAAAGCCTATGGCTTGGACGACCACATCGGCCGCATCGAGATTCCCACCGAGGAAGTGGTGGAGATGAAGGGGGGCAAGAAAGTGCAGACCGCCACCCGCTTCTTCCCCGGCTACATCCTGGTCGAGATCGAAACCGAAGAGGGCCCGGACGGCAAGAAGATCCCCGACTCCACCTGGCACCTGGTCAAGAACACCCCCAAGGTGACGGGTTTCGTGGGCTCCGGCAACCGCCCCGTGCCCCTCTCCCAGGAGGAGGCGGACCAGATCTTCCACCAGGTCAAGGAATCGATCGAGAAGCCGAAGCCGAAGTACACCTTCGAGCGCGGGGAGGGCGTGCGCATCATCGACGGCCCCTTCTCGAACTTCCAGGGGGTGGTGGAGGAGGTCAACCTGGACCGGAACACCCTCAAGGTCATGGTCACCATCTTCGGCCGGTCCACCCCGGTGGAGCTGGACTTCCTGCAGGTGGAGAAACTCTGAGCGAAGGCAGGATATGAAGAAAGTCGTCGGACAGATCAAGCTCCAGATTCCGGCCGGGAAGGCCACCCCCGCCCCCCCCGTGGGCCCCGCCCTTGGCCAGGCGGGGGTGAACATCATGGACTTCTGCAAGGCCTTCAACGCCAAGACCGCCAAGGACGACGGCCTCATCATCCCCGCCGTGATCACGGTGTACGCCGACCGCTCCTACTCCTTCATAACCAAGACCCCGCCCGTGGCCGTGCTCATCAAGCGGGAGGCCGGAATCGCCAAGGGGAGCGGCGAGCCCAACAAGAACAAGGTCGGGAAGATCACCATGAAGCAGGTCGAGGCCATCGCCAAGTTGAAGATGCCCGACCTGACCGCGAACGATCTGCAGGCGGCGGTCAACACGGTCTTAGGCACTGCGCGCAGCATGGGGGTGGAGATCGCGGGCTGAGAACCGCTCATCTGGACCACCGGCCGCCCGTCGGGGGCGGCGCGGGTGGGAGACAGCCCCCGGGGCTGTCGAAGGAGAGGGAATGGGAAGGGTCGGGAAGAAGTACAAGAAAGCAAAGGAAGTGGCGGCGACCAAGCAGCACTACTTGCTGCCGGAGGCGGTGTCGACCGTCACCAAGACCGCCTTCGCGAAGTTCGACGAGACGGTGGAGGTCGCCTTGCGGCTGGGGGTGGACCCCAAGCACGCCGACCAGATGGTCCGGGGCACGGTCATCCTCCCCCATGGTCTGGGGGGCAAGGCCAAGCGCGTGCTCGTCGTCGCCTCGGGGGAGAAGCTGAAGGAAGGCCAGGACGCGGGGGCCGACCACGTGGGCGGCGAGGACATGGTGGCCAAGATCCAGGAGGGCTGGCTGGAGTTCGACGCTGTGGTGGCCACCCCGGACATGATGAAGTCGGTGGGCAGGCTGGGAAAGGTACTGGGGCCCCGCGGCCTCATGCCCAACCCCAAGACGGGTACCGTGACCTTCGACGTGGGCCGGGCGGTCAAGGAAATCAAGTCCGGGAAGGTGGAGTACCGGGTGGACAAGACGGCCATCATCCACGCCCCCATCGGCAAGGTCTCGTTCGGCCCCGAGAAGCTCCTGGACAACGCGAAGGTGCTGATCGAGAGCGTGCTGAAGGCAAAGCCGGCGGCGTCCAAGGGCAAGTACGTCAGGTCCATCGCGCTGTCGTCGACCATGGGTCCCGGAGTGCGCGTCGACGTCGCCTCCGTGGAAGAGCAGTCGTAGGGCGGGGGAGAACATGAATCGCACCGAGAAGCAGGCCCTCATCGACGATCTCCACACCGAGTTCGGCCGGTCCCCCCACGCCATCCTCGTGGATTTCCGCGGGCTCAGCGTTCCCGCGGTGACCGAGTTCCGGCGGAAGGTTCGCCAGGCCGGCTCCCGCTATCGGGTGGTAAAGAACTCCCTGGCTCTGCGCGCCCTCAAGGACACCCCTCTCGAGAAGCTGGGGCCCCAGTTCGACCAGACCACGGGGGTGGCCTACACGGTCACCGATCCCGTGGTCCTGGCCAAGGTGCTGGTGGACTTCGCCAAGGAGCATCCGGCCTTGAGCGTGAAGGGTGGGCTCGTCTCCGGCAGCCAGGTACTGGACGCGGCGGGGGTGAAGGCCCTCTCCGCCATGCCCAGCCTGCCCGAGCTGCGGGCCCGGCTGCTCGGCCTCATGAGCGCCCCCGCCCAGAAGCTAGTGCGTCTCCTGAATGCGCCCGGCACCAAGCTAGTCCGGGTCCTGGAAGCGCGCCGGCAGAAGGAAGAGAGCCGGCAATAAACATGGGTTTCGTAGCGTCGATTTTTCTTGGGAAGAAGGGAAGAAATGGCTGACATTCAGACGATCGCGAACCAGCTCAGCGAGCTCACGGTCATGCAGATGGCCGAGCTAGGGAAGCTGCTGGAGGAGAAGTGGGGCGTCTCGGCGGCAGCGGCCCCGGTGATGGTGGCGGCCGCGGGGGCTCCCGCAGCGGGCGCGGCGGCGGCTCCGGAGGAGAAGACGGAGTTCGCCGTCCACCTCATGGGTGCGGGCGACAAGAAGATCAACGTGATCAAGGTCGTGCGCGAGGTCACGAGCCTGGGCCTCAAGGAGGCCAAGGACCTGGTGGACGGGGCTCCCAAGCTGGTCAAGGAGGGGATCTCCAAGGAAGAGGCGGCCGCGATCAAGAAGAAGTTTGAAGACGTGGGAGCCCAAGTCGAGGTCAAGTAGTCCACCCGCCGGCGGTCGACAGCGAGTGGAAAGGGCATTTTTGGCGTCGAAGGCTGAGCGCGGGGGAAGGTGTGTTCGCCCCCGGTCTGCTCATTTGGGGAGAGCGGCGTCCCGCCGCGCCCTGGGGTACTAGAAAAAGATGTACACGGCCTCGAAGAACATTTATCGCGATCGAGTGGATTTTGCCAAGATCAGCACCTCGATTCCCATCCCCAACCTGATCGAGATCCAGAAGAACTCCTACGAGCGCTTCCTGCAGATGAGGGTTCTGCCCGGGGAGCGGGAGGACGCGGGCTTGCAATCCGTTTTCAAGAGCGTCTTCCCCATCACCGACCTCCGGGAGAACTGCTCGCTGGAGTTCGTGGACTACTCGATCGGGAACTGGGAGTGCAAGTGCGGTCGCATGGTGGGACTGGACAAGCTGGGGCGGCCCTGCACCTTCTGCGGGGCGACCCTCATCACCGATCCCCGCGGAGACCGCGAGATCCATTGCCTGAAGTGCGGCCACCTGAACGAGAACCGGCCCGTTACCTGCGAGACCTGCGACGAGCCCGTGGGGCTGAAGCTCAAGTACGACGTGGACGAATGTCAGGAGCGGGGCATGACCTTCGCCGTCCCCTTGAAGGTCACCATCCGTCTCGTGGTCTGGGACAAGGACCCGGAGACGGGGGCCAAGACCATCCGCGACATCAAGGAGCAGGAGGTCTACTACGGGGACATCCCGCTCATGACGGAGAACGGGACCTTCATCATCAACGGCACGGAGCGGGTCATCGTGAGCCAGCTCCACCGCTCCCCGGGGGTCTTCTTCTCCCAGCCCGAGAAGGGGCTGTTCGCGGCCCAGGTCATCCCCTACCGGGGGAGCTGGATTGAGTTCGAGTACGACTCGAAGAACCTGCTCCACGTCCGCATCGACCGTAAGCGGAAGTTCCTGGCTAGCGTCTTCCTGCGCGCCCTGGGCCTAAAGAACGACACCGAGGTCCTGAAGACGTTCTACAAGTGGGACCGGATCCAGGTCCGGGAAGGCAAGCTCTTCTGGAAGGTCTCCGAGAACCTGGTGGGCCTGAAGCTCAGCAAGACCATCTACGGCCCCAAGGACTCGGCCGGGCGGCGCGAGGAGGTGCTGCACGCGGGCAAGAAGATCACGACCGCCGTCCTCCAGCACATGCAAAAGCTGGAGGTCGAGGATGTGGAGGTCACGGAGGCGGACCTGGAGGGCGCCTTCTCGGTGGCCGACATCGCGGACCCCCGGACGGGCGAGGTGGTCTTGGAGGCCAACGAGGCCCTGACTCCGCGCGCCCTCTCCGTGATCCTGGCCGAAGAGAGCCAGGTCAGCTCCTTCGAGATCATCTTCCTGGAGCGGGACGAGATCGGGCCCATGATGTCGATGACGGTCAAGAAGGACTCGATCAAGTCCCCGGAGGAGGCCCTGATCGAGATCTATCGGCGCATGCGGCCGGGGGACCCCCCCACCCTCGACTCCTCCCGCAATCTCTTCGAGGGGATGTTCCTGAACCCCCAGAAGTACGACTTCTCGCGGGTGGGCCGGCTGAAGCTCAACACCAAGCTGGGCCTGGGCACGCCCCTCTCCGAGAAGATCC encodes:
- the rpmG gene encoding 50S ribosomal protein L33, with protein sequence MRDNIILQCPECKRRNYATTKNKKKTTERLELSKFCRFCRKHTAHKETK
- the secE gene encoding preprotein translocase subunit SecE: MAVADVDKADKMEKVTTGGEGAGGGSQLPAWLSTPLGWGPRKFAELKAFLSDVRSELKKVTWPAWPEVYSTTVVVVATSVFFGFYLWSLDLAFSRILSQVLKR
- the nusG gene encoding transcription termination/antitermination protein NusG, whose product is MSKQWYIVHTYSGFEKKVSESLRQRAKAYGLDDHIGRIEIPTEEVVEMKGGKKVQTATRFFPGYILVEIETEEGPDGKKIPDSTWHLVKNTPKVTGFVGSGNRPVPLSQEEADQIFHQVKESIEKPKPKYTFERGEGVRIIDGPFSNFQGVVEEVNLDRNTLKVMVTIFGRSTPVELDFLQVEKL
- the rplK gene encoding 50S ribosomal protein L11; this translates as MKKVVGQIKLQIPAGKATPAPPVGPALGQAGVNIMDFCKAFNAKTAKDDGLIIPAVITVYADRSYSFITKTPPVAVLIKREAGIAKGSGEPNKNKVGKITMKQVEAIAKLKMPDLTANDLQAAVNTVLGTARSMGVEIAG
- the rplA gene encoding 50S ribosomal protein L1, whose product is MGRVGKKYKKAKEVAATKQHYLLPEAVSTVTKTAFAKFDETVEVALRLGVDPKHADQMVRGTVILPHGLGGKAKRVLVVASGEKLKEGQDAGADHVGGEDMVAKIQEGWLEFDAVVATPDMMKSVGRLGKVLGPRGLMPNPKTGTVTFDVGRAVKEIKSGKVEYRVDKTAIIHAPIGKVSFGPEKLLDNAKVLIESVLKAKPAASKGKYVRSIALSSTMGPGVRVDVASVEEQS
- the rplJ gene encoding 50S ribosomal protein L10, whose product is MNRTEKQALIDDLHTEFGRSPHAILVDFRGLSVPAVTEFRRKVRQAGSRYRVVKNSLALRALKDTPLEKLGPQFDQTTGVAYTVTDPVVLAKVLVDFAKEHPALSVKGGLVSGSQVLDAAGVKALSAMPSLPELRARLLGLMSAPAQKLVRLLNAPGTKLVRVLEARRQKEESRQ
- the rplL gene encoding 50S ribosomal protein L7/L12; this translates as MADIQTIANQLSELTVMQMAELGKLLEEKWGVSAAAAPVMVAAAGAPAAGAAAAPEEKTEFAVHLMGAGDKKINVIKVVREVTSLGLKEAKDLVDGAPKLVKEGISKEEAAAIKKKFEDVGAQVEVK